The sequence below is a genomic window from Denitratisoma sp. DHT3.
TGGAACGCATCGCCACCCTGGCGGCGCAACTGGACCTGCCGGTCCACGTCCGCATCAACGAGACCGCCCATGAAGATGCCGAAAGCCAGCGCCGCCACGGGCTGCGCCCGCTGGAACGGCTGCGGCGCCTGGGACTGCTGGGCCCCGGCCTGATCGCCGCCCATGCCGTGCATCTCGACGACCAGGACATCGCGCTGCTGGCCGACCACGGCTGCAGCATCGCCCACTGCCCCACCGCCAACATGAACCTCGCCAGCGGCATCGCGCCGATTGCCGATGCCTCGGCCAGGGGAGTACGGGTAGGCCTGGGCACCGACGCGGCCCCCGCCAACGGACGCAACGACATGTTCCGGGAAATGCGCCATGGCGCCCTGCTGGGGCGGGCCGCCACCGGCGACCCGGAGGCTTTCGACGTTCACACCATGCTGCGCATGGCCACCCTGAACGGCGCGGCCGCCCTCGGTCTGGATGATCGCATCGGCTCGCTGCGCCCCGGCAAGTGCGCCGATCTGTGCGCCGTGCGCCTGGATGACTGGCTGCCGTCGCCCTGCGCCGACCCCGCCGCCCATTTGCTGCATGGCGCCAGCCGGGATCAGGTCAGCCACGTCTGGATCGATGGCGTTGAAAAATTATGTCACAGTCAACTTCATGACATTCGTGCCGGCGAATTGCTTGATATTTGCGCTTTATGGCAGAATAGAGCTATGTAATAAAGAAGTAGAGGCCCAGGGAATGAGGTTGCCGGGCCGCCGGTCGACAACAGAGAGGACCGGGAACAGGATCATCATCAATACCAACAAAGGGGTAACCAAATGAAGAATGCCCAGATATCCGCACTATTGGCCGTCCTGCTCGGCCTCAGCGCTTCCGCCTTTGCCCAGACGCCGGGCGTCGATCTGAAGGGCACCGTCGGCTATGTCATCGACCAGCGCGGCTACGTCGCCAAGAACAGCACCGGCCTGTGCTGGCGCACCGGCTACTGGACGCCGGCCATGGCGATCGAGGAATGCGATCCCGACCTGGTGAAGAAGCCCGAGCCGGTCAAGGTTGCCGCTCCCGCCGTGGTGCCGCCGCCCAAGCCCGCCGCCGAGAAGATCACGCTGGCCGCCGACACCCTGTTCGATTTCGACAAGGCCGATCTGCGTCCCGCCGGCAAGGAAGCGCTGGACGACCTGACCACCAAGATCAAGGACATCAAGCTCGAAGTGATCACCGCCGTCGGCCACGCCGACCGCATCGGCAAGGATGCCTACAACCAGAAACTGTCCGAGCGCCGCGCCGCCTCCGTCAAGTCCTACCTGGTCAGCAAGGGCATCGAGGACAACCGCGTCTTCGCCGAAGGCCGGGGCGAGACCCAGCCCGTGACCGGCGACAAGTGCGGCAAGAGCGTCGTCAAGAGCAAGAAGCTGATCGAGTGCCTGCAACCCGATCGCCGCGTCGCCATCGAAGTGATCGGCACCAAGTAATCCTTTCGCCGATCGGGAAAAGCCCTGCCTGGCAGGGCTTTTTTTTTAGGGAACATCGCCATGAGCACAATCAACGCCGACCCGCAGGAACTCGCCAAGTTCGGCGAACTCGCCCACCGCTGGTGGGACCCCAACTCCGAATTCAAGCCCCTGCACGACATCAACCCCCTGCGCCTGGACTGGATCGACCATGCCGCCGGCCTCGCGGGCAAGCAGGTACTGGACGTGGGCTGCGGCGGCGGCCTGCTTTCCGAGGGCATGGCGGCCCGCGGCGCCCAGGTGACGGGCATCGACCTGTCCGACCAGGCGCTGGGCGTGGCCCGCCTGCACCTGTTCGAGAGCAACCTGCAGGTCGACTACCGGAAGATCGCCGTCGAAGCGCTGGCGGCGGAACGGCCCGCCAGCTACGACGCCGTCACCTGTCTGGAAATGCTGGAGCATGTGCCCGACCCGGCCAGCGTGGTGCGGGCCTGCGCAAAGCTGGTCAAGCCCGGCGGTCCGGTGTTCTTCTCCACCATCAACCGCAACCCCAAGGCCTATGCCTTCGCCGTGCTCGGCGCCGAATACCTGCTGAAACTGTTGCCGCGGGGCACCCACGACTATGCCAAATTCCTGCGGCCGGCCGAACTTTCCGGCTTCTGCCGGGAAGCCGGCCTCAACATCGGCGAAATCATCGGCATGAGCTACAACCCGTTAACCCGGACCTACACGCTGGGCCGGGACACCAGCGTCAATTACCTGATGCGCACGGTGCGCAATGATTAGCGTGAAAACGAATTGAAACGGCAAATTGAACGGTCGAGCATGGCGGCAAGGTTGGTGCCATGAGCATCGAGGTCGTTCTCTTCGACCTCGACGGCACCCTGGTGGATACGGCGCCGGACCTGATCGGCGCCCTCAACCGCCTGCTGACGGAGGAAGGCCGCGCGCCGCTGCCCGCCGCCGCCCTGCGCCGCCATGTCTCCGGCGGCACCCGGGCCCTGATCGGCCAGGGCTTCGGCCTGACGCCGGCAGAGCCGGCCTATGCGGCGCTGGCCGAGCGCTTTCTGGGCTTCTACGAGCGCCACGTCTGCGACGCAAGCCGGCTCTTCCCCGGAATCCCTGAACTCCTGGAAACCCTGGAGCGCGGCGGCACCCGCTGGGGCATCGTCACCAACAAGGGACGGCGCTTCACCGAACCCCTGGTGCGCCGACTGGGCCTCGCCGAGCGCGCCGCCTGCGTGATCTCCGGCGACAGCGCCGCCCGCGCCAAGCCCCACCCCGACCCGCTGCTGCTGGCCTGTGCCCGGGCCGCGGTGGCCCCCGAACGCAGCCTCTACCTGGGCGACGATCTGCGCGACATCCAGGCCGGCCACGCCGCCGGCATGCTCGCGGTGGTGGCCGCCTACGGCTATCTGGGAGATGGCCCCCCGTACGGGGAATGGGGCGGCGACGGAGTGATCCAGCATCCCGCGGAACTGCCGGAATTGCTGGAACGGATCGCGATCCGCAAATAACGACGGGGACCGAAGTCCCCGCCGGCTTTTCTTTGGTAACAAGGCTCAAGCAGCCTCGGCATAGGCCTTAAGCGGCCAGTGCGAAACGCTCATCGTTGGCGTTTGGAGATTTGCTTCATTAACGTCGATCGCCTGACGGGTTGCCTGCTTACCTTCACTCGCCCTGTCGAAGCCATGGCACCCCCACCTAAGAGCACTGCCCGAGCCCTGCGCTTAGGTGGAGGTGAGGGGAATCGAACCCCTGTCCAGAACGCCTCCAGTTCGCCGGAGTTACAACCATGAGACGGATTATGGGGGCACCGGGCGCAAGTTTCAAGAGCGCGTGCAATTCGTGCGCAATCCAGCGGCCGGAATCGGTCCCGGCCGTCAGTTGCGGGCATGGGACAGCTCGAATTCATCGACCCCGTCGAAATGCGTCAATTCCTCGGAAAGCCGGGAGATGGAGGTCACGTTGTTCTTGTCGAGGGCGATGGCGATGTAACGCCACTCCTGGCGGCCATCGGTGAACTGGATGCGGAAGGAACCGGGCGCGATTTCATAGCCCCGCAGCCGCGCCTCGCGTTTCAGCACCTCCTCGTTGGGCGAGAAACCGGGACGAAAGCGCAGCATCATGGCGATCGCCGGCCGCGAAGGCAGCCATTGTTCCAGGCGAGCGGCCCACATCATCAGGGCCGCCGAAAGCAGCGCCAGCAGAATGGCCGCCGCATAGAAACCCAATCCGACCAGGACCCCGATCGCCGAAGCGGCCCAGATCGAAGCGGCGGTGGTCAGGCCGCTGATGTTCAGCCCTTCCTTCATGATGACGCCGGCGCCGAGGAAGCCGATGCCGGTGACGATGCCCTGGATCACCCGGGTCGGGTCCGGCGGCAAATGGCCGAACAGGTTTCCCGCCCCCGCATACCAGTACTCGGGATAACCGGTCACCACGGTAATTGCGCAGGACGCCATGCAGACCAGGCCGTAGGTGCGCATGCCGGCGGCACGGCCATGGTAGGAGCGCTCGTACCCCACCAGAAGGCCCAGCAGCAGGGCGCCAGCCAGGTTGAACAGGATGATCACATTGATGGCCACTTCCTGGGGAGACCAGTAGCGGGCGAGGGATTCCAGTGAAATTGGGCTCATGAAAACCAGAAGAAAATGGATGCGGCACATAGAACGGCGGGCAAAGCCCGCCGCAGCGGGGAATCGCGAAAAGCAGCAAGCGCGGCGCCGACAACGATCAGTCGTCCTCCTCCTTCAATCGGAAGCGGGCGGCCAGCTGCGATTGCAGCTGAGGCGGTACGGTCGCATAACGGGAAAACTCCAGGGTGTAGCTGCCGCGGCCGCCGGTCCTGGACTTGAGTTGCGACGGGTAGTCGTCGAGCTCGGCCAGGGGCGCCTCGCCGGTGATGGAGACCATGTCGCCGCCGCGCCGGTCGGTGCCGGTGATGTGGCCGCGGCGCGAGGACAGGTCGCCGGTGAGATCGCCGATGGCGGATTCGGGGGCGATCACCTCCATGCTGACGATCGGCTCCAGCACGGTGGGGCTGGCGGCGCGGATCGCCGCCACCGCCGCCTTGCGGCCGGCGGTGACGAACGCCACCTCCTTGCCGTCCACCGGATGGGTCTTGCCGTCGAACACCGTCACCCGCACGTCCTCCACCGGATAGCCGGCCACCACGCCGTCGGCCAGCGCCTGGCGCACGCCCTTCTCCACCGCCGGCATGAACACGCCGGGAATCGCGCCGCCCTTCACCGCGTCGACGAACTCGAATCCGGCGCCACGCGCCCGCGGCTCGATGCGCAAGAACACCTCGCCGAACTGGCCGGCGCCGCCGGATTGCTTCTTGTGCCGGTAGTGGCCCTCGGCCCCGCTGCTGATGGTTTCCCGGTAGGGAATGCGGGGCGGCGAAGTATCCACCTCCAGCTTGTACTGTCCGGCCATCTTGGCCAGCTTGGCCTTCAGGTGCATCTCGCCCAGCCCGCGGACCACCGTCTCATTGCTGGCCGGATGGCGCTCGATGACGAAGGTGGGATCCTCCAGCGCCAGCTTGCCCAGCACCTCGAACAGCCGCTGCTCGTCGCCCTTGCGCCGCGTCTCCACCGCCAGCCCCGCCATCGGGCGGGGAAATTCGAGGGGAGCCAGGTGGATGTGGTCCTCGTCGTGCGAATCGTGCAGCACGCAGTCGAATTCCAGCTCATCCACCTTGGCGACGGCGCCGATGTCGCCGGGGACCAGGACCGGCACCTCGTTGTAGGTCTTGCCCTGCAGCCGATACAGATGCGCCACCTTGAAGGCGCGCTTGCCGGAGCCGGCGAAGAGCTGCATGTCCTTGCGCACCGTGCCCTGATGGACGCGGAAGATGCCGACCTTGCCCATGTAGGGATCGGACACCACCTTGAACACGTGGGCCAGCACGTGCCGTGCGGCATCGGGCGCCGCGACGAAAGGTTGCCGCGCCGATGCCGCCTCGCCCTTGTAGAACAGCGGCGGATTGCCCTCGGCCGGATTGGGCGCCAGCGTCGCCAGCACGTGCAGCAGTTCGCGGACGCCGGCGCCGGTCTTGGCGGAGACGAACAGGATCGGAATCAGATGCCCCGTCCGCAGCGCCTTCTCGAACGGCGCGTGCAGCGCCGCCGGCGCGGGGTCGGCGCCGTCCTCCAGATAGCGGGCGAGCAGTTCCTCGTCCTCCTCCACCAGCTGGTCGATCAGGGCGCGATGGGCGGCGGCCACCGACTCGAAATCCGAGTCCCCGGCCTCGTGCTCCAGCACCTCCACCACGCCGCTGGCGTGCCGCGCCGGCAGGTCCAGGAGCAGGCACCCGCGGCCGAAACGATTGCGGACGTCCGCCACCAGGCCCGGCAGATCGACGTTCTCGGCATCGATCTTGTTGATCACGATCATGCGGCACAGGCCGCGCTCGCCGGCCCAGCGCATCATGCGCTCGGTCATCAGTTCGACGCCGGTCTGGGCGTTGATCACCACCAGCGCCGTATCCACCGCCGCCAACGCCGGCAGCGCCTGACCGGCGAAGTCGGGATACCCCGGTGTGTCGATCAGATGGATTCGGCGCGAATCCCAATCGAAGCCGACGACGGCGGACTGCAGGGAATGCCCGGCCTCCTTCTCCTCGGGGTCGAAATCGCAGACGCTGCTGCCCTTGGCCACCGCGCCGCAACCGGTGACGGCTCCGGCACTGTAGAGCAGCATCTCGGCCAGACTGGTCTTGCCCGCCCCGCCGTGCCCCACCAGGGCAACGGTGCGGATCGATTCGGTTGACTGCAGCGCCATCTCGTTCCCCTTAACGTGAAATACACCATTGAAACGGCAAGTCAAACATACGAGCGCAGCGAGCCGATATCGTCATCTCCCCCGGAGCGGGGGACGTAGGCGGAGTTTCGCGGCGCATGCGCCGGTCACGTTATCGAGCCCGGCTCATTCTACGCCGGCCGCGGCCAATGGTTCCGCCTTCGTTCCGCCTTCGTTCCGCATCCAGTGCGGCGGTGCGGATGCTTCCCGCGATCCGCCCGCCATATAATCACGCCATGACGTCATGCCTCCATCCTCCGCCCGGCACGCTGCCGGCGCTCGTCCCCGGAGCGGCCTTGTCCCCGTCCGTTCGGAGAAACCCATGAATCAGCACACCATCGAAATTCTCAAATCCGGGGCGCCTCGCCCCTGTCCGGCCTCCGACGCCGACGCCATCGTCGGCGGCCGCGTCGAACTGCAACTCCTGACCACCCTCAAGTGCAACCTCAAATGCACCTACTGCTCGCTGGGTGTCGGCGACGTGCTCGGCTCCCAGACTCAGGTGGCCTACGACATCGACCATCTCGCCGCCTTCGTGGACAAGCACCTCAAGGAAAAGGAGGTCTACGTCACCTTCTACGGCGGCGAGCCGCTGCTCAACACCAACATGATGCAGGAGGTGATGCAGCGCTTCCCGCTGTTCCGCTACCAGCTCCAGACCAACGGCACCCTGCTCGACAACCTGCCGGACTGGGTGCTGCACAAGCTGTCCAACATCCTCGTCTCCATCGACGGCGGCGAGGAGACCACCGACGGCTACCGGGGCCGGGGCATCTGGCGCCAGGTGATCAAGAACGTCGGCCACGTGCGCGACCGGGTCGGCGGCACCATCACCGCCCGCGTCACCTGGGGGCGGCCGGACACCACGTTCGAGGAACTGGACGACCTGGCCGAATCCTTCGACTACCTGTACTGGCAGTTCGTCGCCGACGAGCATTACTTCGACGATTCCGTGGCCAAGCGCCAGGCGGTGCTGGTGCAGCTGATCGACAAGTTCTTCCGCCGCACCGACAAGCTCTACCCGCTGATCCCGCTGATGGGCATGGTGCGCAACAAGCTGTTCCCCTCCCGTGCCAAGGAACTCTACGCCGGCCTGACCCAGTGCCGGGTCTCCACCCACATCATCAACGTGATGCCCGACGGCAAGATCTTCCCTTGCCCCGACATGATGTACGTGCCGGAGATGCAGCAGGGCGACGTGATCGGCAACTGGCTCCGGCGCAGCCCCCTGCAACCCCATCCGGACATGCCCTGCGAGGACTGCGAAGCCTTTTCCTGGTGCCGCCGCAACTGCATGAAGAACCTCTATCTGGGCTATGTGAAGAACGACCTGCGCTACCGCAACAACGTGGTGGAGCCGATCTGCGAGCTGATCCGTTTCATGGGCCGGGAGATCGACCGCCACGATCCGGCCGCCTGGTTCGCCCAGGCCAGCCTGCCGGTGCGCCAGCAGGTCACCGGCGCCGAAGTCTACGAGTACTGCGAGATCATGCCCTGAACCTGGCTCGCCACGCTCGCGTGTTTGTCTTGCCGTTTCAATTTGCTGTTCCACACCAACCCCAGTCAGGAGCAGATCATGCAGACCGCACAACCGGACAACGACTATCTCGCCCGCCCCGACAACACCCGCCTGCGCCATATTCCGGGTGACTACGGGCTGCCCTTCCTGGGCTGCATGATCCCGCTCATCAACAACCCCTCGGCCCTGATCCGCCGCTACTACGAGCGCTACGGGCCGGTCTGCCGCACCCAGGCCACCGGCCAGAAAATAGTCTGGGCGCTGGGGCCGGACTACAACCGCGACATCACCGTCGACCCGGAGCAGATCTACTCGGCCCGCATGGGCTACGACGGCATGCTGCGCGACTTTTTCGCCGGCGGGCTGCTGATGAAGGATTTCGGCGAGCATCACTTCCATCGCCGCATCATGCAGACCGCCTTCAAGATCGACTCGCTGAAACAGCATCTGCTGCAGATCAACGAGCGCGTCGCCCACGACCTGCCGGACTGGAGCACCCGCCCGGACTTCCATTTCTACCCGGCGATCAAGGCCCTGCTGCTGGACATCGGCGCCCGCGTCTTCGTCGGCCTGGAGATGGGCGGCGAGGCCCAGCGCCTGAACCAGGCCTTCCTCGACATGATGGAGGGCGTGCTCTCCATCGTCCGCCGCGACTGGCCGGGCCTGCTCTACCATCGCGCGATGAACGGCCGCCGCGAACTGGAGCGTTTCTTCCTCGAACTGATGCCGGCCAAGCGGGTCTCCGACGGCAACGACATGATGGGCCACTTCGCCCGCGCGCTCGACGAGACCGGCCAGCCCTACCCGGACCAGGTGGTGCGCGACCATATCCTGTTCCTGCTGCTGGCGGCCCACGACACCACCACCAGCGCCCTGACCATGGCGGCCTACTACCTGGCGCGGCATCCGGAATGGCAGGAGCGGCTGCGCGCCGAAGCCCTCGGTACGAATCTCGCGGCGCCCGACTACGAGACCATCAAGAGCGGCCTGCCGCTCACCGAGCAGACCTTCCACGAAATCCTGCGCCTGCATCCCCCCGTGCCCCAGTTGATGCGGCGCACGGTGCGCGACACGGAACTGGGCGGCTACGAGATTCCGGCCGACACCCTGGTGGCGATCTCTCCCGCCTTCAGCCACCGGATGGCGGAATACTGGCGCGACGCGGACCGGTTCGATCCCGACCGCTTCGGCCCCGAACGTCAGGAACACAAGGCCCACCCCTATCTCTGGGTGCCTTTCGGCGGCGGCGCCCACAAGTGCATCGGCATGCACTTCGCCGACCTCCTGTTCAAGTGCGTGCTGCACGACATGCTGCGCCGCTACCGCTGGTCGCTGCCCGCGGGCTATCCGGCCAGTCCGGCGATCATGCACTTCCCCTTTTCCAAGCTGAAGGACGACCTGCCCCTGCGCCTGACGCCCCTGAGTTGAAAGCAACCAAGAAACACAATGCCTGATTCCATTACCGGCCCCGAACTGCTGGCGCCCGCCGGCTCGCTGGCCATGCTAGACACCGCCCTGGCCTTCGGCGCCGGCGCGATCTACGCCGGCCAGCCGCGCTACAGCCTGCGCGCCCGCAACAACGACTTCGGCAAGCTCGACGCCCTGGCCCAAGGCATCGAACGCACCCACGCCCTGGGCCGCAAGCTCTACGTCGTCAGCAACATCTATCCGCACAACGCCAAGCTCAAGACCTACCTGGCCGACATGGCGCCGGTGATCGCCCTCAAGCCCGACGCGCTGATCATGGCCGACCCCGGCCTGATGCTGATGATCCGCGAAGCCTGGCCCGAGATGCCGATCCATCTCTCGGTCCAGGCCAACACCGTCAACCACGCGGCGGTGCGCTTCTGGCGCCAGGCCGGCGTCTCGCGGGTGATCCTGTCGCGTGAACTGTCCCTCGACGAGATCGCCGAGATCCGCCAGGAATGCCCCGACACCGAACTGGAAGTCTTCGTCCACGGCGCCCTGTGCGTGGCCTACTCGGGGCGCTGCCTGCTCTCCGGCTACTTCAACCACCGCGATCCGAACCAGGGAACCTGTACCAATTCCTGTCGCTGGGATTACAAATTGAACCCGGCCAGCGTCGAAGACAGCGGCGATGTCCAGTCCTGCGGCGGCACTGCGCTGGGCAACGCGCCCCAGGACAAGGTCTGGCTTCTGGAGGAGGGTACCCGCCCCGGCCAGCTGATGCCGATCGAGGAGGACGAGCACGGCACCTACATCCTCAATTCCAAGGACCTGCGGGCGATCGAGCATGTGCAGCGGCTGGTGGAGATCGGCGTCGATTCGCTGAAGATCGAGGGCCGCACCAAATCGCCCTACTACGTGGCACGCACCTGCCAAGCCTACCGCCGGGCGATCGACGCCGCCGTCGCCGGCCGGCCCCTGGATCCGCGCCTGCTGGGGGAATTGGACGGCCTGGCCAGCCGGGGCTACACCGGCGGCTTCTACGAGCGGCATCCGGACCGGGAGCACCAGAACTATCTGCGCGGCCATTCCGAATCCGGGCGCAGCCTGTACGTCGGCGACCTGCTGGGCTACGGTGCCGACGGCCTGGCCGAGATCGAGGTCAAGAACCGCTTCGCCCGCGGCGACCGGCTGGAACTGATCCATCCCGCCGGCAACCGGGAAGTGACGGTCTCCGCGCTCCACAACGCGGAAGGCGCGGCCATCGAGGTGGCGCCGGGCAGCGGCCATCGCGTGCACCTGGCGCTGCCGCCGGGGCTGGAGGGCGCCTTCGTCGCCCGCTTCCTGGAACCGGACCGTGGATGACGCGGTGCGGGCCGCGCTCGCCCGCTGGCCCAATGTTCCCGATGTCTACGGCTGGCTGTCGCTGGACCGGCGCGGCCGCTGGCGCATCAAGGGCGAAGTGGTGAGCAACGCGGCGCTGGCGGCGTTCATCGGCCGCAACTACGACGTGGACGCGCGCGGTTGCTGGTATTTTCAGAACGGTCCGCAACGGGTCTTCGTCGCCCTGGAATACACGCCCTGGATTCTGCGTCTCGCCGCGCCCGGCCGGCTCGAAACCCATACCGGCCTGCCCGTGGAGCATCCGCGCCGCGCCTGGCTGGATGAAGAGGGCAACCTGCTGATCGACATCGGCAATGACCTGGGACCAGGCGGCATGGGTCTGGTCTGCGACCGCGACCTGGCGGCGTTGATCGAGGGCCTGACGCTCGCCGACGGCAGCGCGGCGGACACCGAAACGCTGGAACGCATTCTGGCGCAAGGAAGTATTCCACCCGGCGTCGAACTGCGCCTGCAAGGCTTCGGCGCTCCGCTGCCGGTGACGTTCGCCAGCACGGCGGAGATTCAGCGGCTGAGCGGCCATGAACCTTAAAACGGCTCTTCGGAGCTAGCGTGAGAAACAAGCTTTTCCGCCGGGCAATAATCCCAAGGAAAAGCGGCACGCGGCGCCAGTCGCAACCTATCAATGCCGCTACAGCGTTCGCCGTGATATCGAGTGCAGCGAGCCGTATGCCTGTACGGTTCCAAGGTCGGTGTATCCTCTGAGCGTCCCAGGAAAGGAGGATGACATGAGAACTGTAGGTCAGCGCAAAGAGCGCCCCATTAGCCTTCTTGCGTCTGGCACCCTCCTGGCCGAGGGCGCTCGATTCAACGATGAGATGCATCGGTTGCCTACGGGCGACACGACATTCATTCCCAAAGGCGTGTATCGCTTCAAGACACACGAAGACGCCTACCGGCATCAGCTTGACTGTGTGGCCAAGGGAATGGCAAAAGTTGCATTGGAGCGAGTACATGGACGAAACGGATGAATATTGTCGTCCGGCGTCCTTGGAAGACCTGAAGGCGCTGATTGAGTCATTGAATCGACAGCAAGTCGATTACCTGCTCATTGGTGGGTATGCCTTGTTTGTGCATGGCTACCATCGGGCCACGACGGACATTGACGTACTGGTTCCGGCAACAGTGGAATCGGGGGTCAGAGTCAAGGCGGCGTTGATGGTGTTACCTGATCAGGCCGCAAAGGACTTGGAGCCGGAGTGGTTCACGGAAGGTGAAAACATTCGGATTGCCGATGCCTTCCTGGTCGATGTCATGCTGAATGCGTGCGGCGAAACGTACGACACGCTCAAGCAATATGCCGTGACCGTAGACCTGGAGGGCACTCCCGTTCGAACGGTAAGCCTTGAAGGGCTTTTGCGGACAAAGCAAACCATGCGCGACAAGGATGTGGCAGACAGGCACATTCTGGAGCGAGCACTGAAACTGTTCAAAGAACGATCCAAGGAATAGGCCGTGACCTCAAAGAGCCTCCGCACCGCGGAGGCTCTTTTCCATTGTGGGCGTGGAACCATGCTTCTTGCGTTCTGTGTCCTCTGTGGCTTGCAGTACGGTTTTCACTCGCGCCGGCCGAATTCCCGGATTACGACCCCCGACCCTGACCGGCGCCGGCGAAACTCACCCGTACCGCCAGCCCCCGCCCGGCGGGGCCGTCGGCCAGCGCCAGCCGTGCGCCGTGCAGTTCGGCGATGCGGGCGACGATGGACAGGCCCAGGCCGGAGCCGCTTTCGCCGCTGCCGGCGATGCGATAAAAACGGTCCAGCACCTGCGCCCGCTCTTCGGCCGGGATGCCGGGCCCCTGATCGACGACGGCGAGCGCCGCGACGCCATCGGCGCCGCGCTCCAGCACGACCCGCACCTGACTGCCCGGCGGGCTGTAGCGCACCGCGTTGTCGAGCAGATTGCGCAGCAGCACGGACAACAGGACCGGCTGCCCGAGGATCGGCAGCGGCGGCCCCTCCTCCAGGACCAACTCGATGCCCCTCGCCAGCGCCTGGGGCGCGCTGCGCGCCACCGCCTCGGCCGCGCAGGCGCGCAGCTCGCAGTCGATCAGGCCGGCGCCGCGGCTGCCGCTGTCGAGCCGGGCCAGGGTCAGCAACTGCTCGACCAGGTGGGTGGCCCGATCCGTCGCGGCGACCACATTGGCCAGCGCCCGCCGCCGCTCGTCCTCGTCCCGGCTGGCCTGCGCCACCTGGGCATGGGTGCGCATCGCCGCCAGCGGCGTGCGCAGTTCGTGGGCGGCATCGGCGGTGAAGCGGCGCTCCTGCTCCATGGAGCGGGCGATGCGTCCCAGCAGGCCGTTGAGCCGTTCCAGGATCGGCCGCAGCTCGCCCGGCGTCCCGGCCAGGGGGATCGCGTCGAGCCGGTCGGGGGAACGCTGGCCGATCGAATCCGCCAGCCGCGACAGCGGCGCCAGGCTGCTGCGGATCAGCAGAGTCAACGCCAGGACCAGGAGCGGCAGGGCCAGGGCCAGCGGCTTCAACAACTGGCGCGCCAGTTCGCTGGCCACCGCATGGCGCGCATCATGCGCCTCGCCCACCTGGATCAGTTGCCGCGGCGCCACCCCGCGCAGGCTGTACACCCGCCACGCGGCGCCCCCGATCCGCGCGTCGGAAAACCCCTCGGCCACCGGCGACAGCGGCGCATCGGGCGCCGCCCTGGAGTGGACCCGCAAATGCCCATCCTCCCAGACCTGGAACGCCACCTTGCGCGCATAGTGATGGGTGGGCAGATGCTCCACCCCCGCCGCCCCGC
It includes:
- the fusA gene encoding elongation factor G is translated as MALQSTESIRTVALVGHGGAGKTSLAEMLLYSAGAVTGCGAVAKGSSVCDFDPEEKEAGHSLQSAVVGFDWDSRRIHLIDTPGYPDFAGQALPALAAVDTALVVINAQTGVELMTERMMRWAGERGLCRMIVINKIDAENVDLPGLVADVRNRFGRGCLLLDLPARHASGVVEVLEHEAGDSDFESVAAAHRALIDQLVEEDEELLARYLEDGADPAPAALHAPFEKALRTGHLIPILFVSAKTGAGVRELLHVLATLAPNPAEGNPPLFYKGEAASARQPFVAAPDAARHVLAHVFKVVSDPYMGKVGIFRVHQGTVRKDMQLFAGSGKRAFKVAHLYRLQGKTYNEVPVLVPGDIGAVAKVDELEFDCVLHDSHDEDHIHLAPLEFPRPMAGLAVETRRKGDEQRLFEVLGKLALEDPTFVIERHPASNETVVRGLGEMHLKAKLAKMAGQYKLEVDTSPPRIPYRETISSGAEGHYRHKKQSGGAGQFGEVFLRIEPRARGAGFEFVDAVKGGAIPGVFMPAVEKGVRQALADGVVAGYPVEDVRVTVFDGKTHPVDGKEVAFVTAGRKAAVAAIRAASPTVLEPIVSMEVIAPESAIGDLTGDLSSRRGHITGTDRRGGDMVSITGEAPLAELDDYPSQLKSRTGGRGSYTLEFSRYATVPPQLQSQLAARFRLKEEDD
- a CDS encoding radical SAM/SPASM domain-containing protein, with product MNQHTIEILKSGAPRPCPASDADAIVGGRVELQLLTTLKCNLKCTYCSLGVGDVLGSQTQVAYDIDHLAAFVDKHLKEKEVYVTFYGGEPLLNTNMMQEVMQRFPLFRYQLQTNGTLLDNLPDWVLHKLSNILVSIDGGEETTDGYRGRGIWRQVIKNVGHVRDRVGGTITARVTWGRPDTTFEELDDLAESFDYLYWQFVADEHYFDDSVAKRQAVLVQLIDKFFRRTDKLYPLIPLMGMVRNKLFPSRAKELYAGLTQCRVSTHIINVMPDGKIFPCPDMMYVPEMQQGDVIGNWLRRSPLQPHPDMPCEDCEAFSWCRRNCMKNLYLGYVKNDLRYRNNVVEPICELIRFMGREIDRHDPAAWFAQASLPVRQQVTGAEVYEYCEIMP
- a CDS encoding cytochrome P450, which encodes MQTAQPDNDYLARPDNTRLRHIPGDYGLPFLGCMIPLINNPSALIRRYYERYGPVCRTQATGQKIVWALGPDYNRDITVDPEQIYSARMGYDGMLRDFFAGGLLMKDFGEHHFHRRIMQTAFKIDSLKQHLLQINERVAHDLPDWSTRPDFHFYPAIKALLLDIGARVFVGLEMGGEAQRLNQAFLDMMEGVLSIVRRDWPGLLYHRAMNGRRELERFFLELMPAKRVSDGNDMMGHFARALDETGQPYPDQVVRDHILFLLLAAHDTTTSALTMAAYYLARHPEWQERLRAEALGTNLAAPDYETIKSGLPLTEQTFHEILRLHPPVPQLMRRTVRDTELGGYEIPADTLVAISPAFSHRMAEYWRDADRFDPDRFGPERQEHKAHPYLWVPFGGGAHKCIGMHFADLLFKCVLHDMLRRYRWSLPAGYPASPAIMHFPFSKLKDDLPLRLTPLS
- the yegQ gene encoding tRNA 5-hydroxyuridine modification protein YegQ → MPDSITGPELLAPAGSLAMLDTALAFGAGAIYAGQPRYSLRARNNDFGKLDALAQGIERTHALGRKLYVVSNIYPHNAKLKTYLADMAPVIALKPDALIMADPGLMLMIREAWPEMPIHLSVQANTVNHAAVRFWRQAGVSRVILSRELSLDEIAEIRQECPDTELEVFVHGALCVAYSGRCLLSGYFNHRDPNQGTCTNSCRWDYKLNPASVEDSGDVQSCGGTALGNAPQDKVWLLEEGTRPGQLMPIEEDEHGTYILNSKDLRAIEHVQRLVEIGVDSLKIEGRTKSPYYVARTCQAYRRAIDAAVAGRPLDPRLLGELDGLASRGYTGGFYERHPDREHQNYLRGHSESGRSLYVGDLLGYGADGLAEIEVKNRFARGDRLELIHPAGNREVTVSALHNAEGAAIEVAPGSGHRVHLALPPGLEGAFVARFLEPDRG
- a CDS encoding DUF2946 family protein — protein: MDDAVRAALARWPNVPDVYGWLSLDRRGRWRIKGEVVSNAALAAFIGRNYDVDARGCWYFQNGPQRVFVALEYTPWILRLAAPGRLETHTGLPVEHPRRAWLDEEGNLLIDIGNDLGPGGMGLVCDRDLAALIEGLTLADGSAADTETLERILAQGSIPPGVELRLQGFGAPLPVTFASTAEIQRLSGHEP